One region of Candidatus Peribacteraceae bacterium genomic DNA includes:
- a CDS encoding glycosyltransferase gives MNLAIIADWLTVFGGAEHAIAEFHALWPQAPIFTTVARRSRLGPLSGADIRVTPLQKWYRLVGLHQVLLPWMPRVVEDIDLRGFDVVLSSSHAVAKGIIPPPGARHVCYCHTPMRYAWEMEEQYLKDFRIPQWLRPRIKRQLKRLRRWDLQTAKRVDTFIANSTETQQRIRRIYARESTVIPPPVSDRFFEAPLRPMGERKEFLAIGRLVPYKQFDLLIAVANALQLPLTIAGRGHDEGRLRKLAGPTVTFRGFVPEAELPSLYAGTKALLFPQYEDAGIVPVEAQACGTPVIAYGAGGALDSVRDGKTGLFFAEQTQESLVDALRAFSTRRFDPDAIRDFARPFAASKFKERIREEVEKGTKDV, from the coding sequence ATGAACCTCGCCATCATCGCGGACTGGCTCACCGTCTTCGGCGGCGCCGAACACGCCATCGCGGAGTTCCATGCGTTGTGGCCGCAGGCGCCCATCTTCACCACCGTGGCGCGGCGGAGCCGCCTGGGCCCCTTGAGCGGCGCGGACATCCGTGTGACGCCGCTGCAGAAGTGGTACCGGCTCGTCGGCTTGCATCAGGTCCTCCTCCCCTGGATGCCGCGCGTGGTGGAAGATATCGACCTCCGCGGCTTCGACGTGGTGCTCAGCTCCTCCCATGCGGTGGCCAAGGGGATCATCCCGCCGCCCGGCGCCCGCCACGTGTGCTACTGCCACACGCCCATGCGCTACGCATGGGAAATGGAGGAGCAGTACCTCAAGGACTTCCGGATCCCGCAGTGGCTGCGGCCGCGCATCAAGCGTCAGCTCAAGAGGCTGCGGCGCTGGGACCTGCAGACGGCCAAGCGCGTGGACACGTTCATCGCCAACTCCACCGAGACGCAGCAGAGGATCCGGCGCATCTACGCGCGGGAGAGCACGGTCATTCCCCCGCCCGTCTCCGACCGTTTCTTCGAAGCACCGCTCCGGCCCATGGGAGAACGGAAGGAATTCCTCGCCATCGGCCGTTTGGTCCCGTACAAGCAGTTCGATCTCCTCATCGCCGTGGCGAACGCGCTCCAGCTCCCGCTCACGATTGCGGGACGCGGGCATGATGAGGGCAGGCTCCGCAAGCTCGCGGGCCCCACGGTCACCTTCCGCGGCTTCGTGCCGGAGGCGGAGCTTCCCTCGCTCTACGCGGGGACCAAAGCGCTGCTCTTCCCGCAGTACGAGGATGCGGGGATCGTGCCCGTGGAAGCGCAGGCGTGCGGCACCCCGGTGATCGCCTACGGCGCGGGCGGCGCCCTGGACAGCGTACGGGACGGGAAGACGGGGTTGTTCTTCGCCGAGCAGACGCAGGAATCGCTCGTCGACGCCCTCCGTGCGTTCTCCACCCGACGCTTCGACCCCGACGCGATTCGGGATTTTGCCCGTCCCTTCGCCGCCTCCAAGTTCAAGGAGCGGATACGGGAGGAAGTGGAAAAGGGAACGAAGGATGTATAG
- a CDS encoding CNNM domain-containing protein gives MTELILLVITFVALSGLLSLLDAAIISLHQAEVEEVAARHLYGGGALRRLMDRQMRAVIMLVILTNAVNILGPVVIGVRATLLFGNQVLGVLTAVLTALTILFSEIIPKALGTRHAPAVARFSAPILLAVILVFSPVVSLIEWMVKPFRKGERPVGTEEQIRALVKIGARRGLIEEDEQRMIARTFFLNDRTAADIMIPRERMVAFAPQTTMRGAADIAAKALHHRYPVIGPGPDEVRGFVMSRDILQALVEGRGEDSVMTIVHEPVLVSSRMRADAILEVLRGRRLHLAVVRDDGHKVVGIVTLHEILEELVGDMQGEMK, from the coding sequence ATGACGGAACTCATCCTCTTGGTCATCACATTCGTGGCGCTCTCCGGGCTGCTCTCGCTCCTCGATGCCGCCATCATCAGCCTTCACCAGGCGGAGGTGGAAGAAGTGGCAGCGCGGCACCTGTACGGAGGGGGCGCGCTGCGGCGGCTCATGGACCGGCAGATGCGCGCGGTGATCATGCTCGTCATCCTCACCAACGCCGTCAACATCCTGGGGCCGGTGGTCATCGGCGTGCGCGCCACGCTGCTCTTCGGCAACCAGGTGCTGGGCGTGCTCACCGCCGTCCTCACGGCGCTCACCATCCTCTTCTCGGAAATCATCCCCAAGGCGCTGGGCACGCGACACGCGCCGGCGGTAGCACGCTTCAGCGCGCCAATCCTCCTGGCGGTGATCCTCGTCTTCTCGCCCGTCGTCTCCCTCATCGAGTGGATGGTCAAGCCGTTCCGCAAGGGCGAGCGGCCGGTGGGCACGGAGGAGCAGATCCGCGCGCTCGTAAAAATCGGGGCGCGGCGGGGGCTCATCGAGGAAGACGAGCAGCGCATGATCGCCCGCACCTTCTTCCTTAACGACCGCACGGCCGCCGACATCATGATTCCCCGCGAGCGCATGGTGGCCTTTGCGCCGCAGACGACCATGCGCGGGGCGGCGGACATCGCGGCGAAGGCGCTGCACCACCGCTATCCCGTCATCGGCCCGGGCCCGGACGAGGTCCGCGGGTTCGTGATGAGCCGCGACATTTTGCAGGCGCTGGTGGAGGGGAGGGGGGAGGACTCCGTGATGACCATCGTCCATGAGCCGGTGCTGGTCTCCTCCCGCATGCGCGCGGACGCCATATTGGAGGTCCTCCGTGGGCGCCGCTTGCACCTGGCCGTCGTCCGTGACGACGGGCACAAGGTGGTGGGCATCGTGACGTTGCACGAGATCCTGGAAGAGTTGGTGGGGGATATGCAGGGGGAAATGAAATGA
- a CDS encoding NAD(P)H-hydrate dehydratase produces MQRDPQSHKGENGKVAVIGGSATIHGAPLLSALAAEASGVDLIFVAVPKLHQFISRMTSLNFQVHPFAGDELAAEDVPVLLELLATMDAAVIGPGLSRTPEVLDALKTLVAEAPCALVLDASALQPWTIDVVRGRDAVLTPHLGELERMGLEEKEIGKAAKEAEITIHLKGPEDRIAAADGTVHLVTGGNAGLTVGGTGDALAGLIGGLRAQKLPAEDACKAASTVIKRAGTMLFEEKGAAYTAEEVIDLIPELLRTIDEQ; encoded by the coding sequence ATGCAACGCGATCCGCAGTCCCATAAAGGAGAGAATGGCAAAGTGGCCGTGATCGGCGGAAGCGCCACCATCCACGGCGCACCGCTGCTCTCCGCGCTGGCGGCGGAAGCGAGCGGGGTGGATTTGATCTTCGTCGCCGTGCCCAAGCTGCACCAGTTCATCTCGCGGATGACGTCCCTCAATTTCCAAGTCCATCCCTTCGCGGGGGACGAACTTGCGGCGGAGGACGTGCCCGTGCTGCTCGAGCTCCTGGCGACGATGGACGCCGCGGTCATAGGCCCCGGCCTTTCCCGCACGCCGGAGGTGCTGGATGCGCTCAAGACCCTCGTTGCGGAAGCGCCGTGCGCGCTGGTGCTGGATGCCTCCGCGCTGCAGCCGTGGACCATTGACGTTGTGCGGGGAAGGGACGCCGTGCTCACGCCGCATCTGGGGGAACTGGAGCGGATGGGGCTGGAGGAGAAGGAGATCGGCAAGGCGGCGAAGGAAGCGGAGATCACCATCCACCTCAAGGGGCCGGAGGACCGCATCGCCGCCGCGGACGGTACCGTCCATTTGGTGACGGGAGGGAACGCGGGGTTGACGGTGGGAGGCACGGGCGACGCGCTGGCGGGGCTGATCGGGGGGCTCAGGGCGCAGAAGCTGCCCGCGGAGGACGCCTGCAAGGCGGCGAGCACGGTGATCAAGCGGGCGGGAACGATGCTCTTCGAGGAAAAAGGAGCGGCGTATACGGCGGAGGAGGTGATTGATCTGATACCGGAGCTGTTGCGAACCATTGATGAACAATGA
- a CDS encoding polyphenol oxidase family protein translates to MPSQPFRIFDQFSNRLTIAFFDKKDGAHTDESVREKMNARIVVALDQVHGGTAVITRERIRRDVQADAVATDASHLALTIRVADCQSFLIYAPEQHVVALAHAGWKGLLAGILPATFDLLREEWNIRPEDTYVAAGPSLCRECAEFTDPRKELPGIDRRFFSGRNVDLRAIAEDQLWKLGVREERFERQPDCTACGSGTYWSYRGGDRDAVRKGSTNLLACSLRPLVR, encoded by the coding sequence ATGCCCTCTCAACCGTTCCGCATCTTCGACCAATTTAGCAACCGCCTTACTATCGCCTTCTTTGATAAGAAGGATGGCGCGCACACAGATGAATCCGTGCGGGAGAAGATGAACGCCCGCATCGTGGTGGCACTCGACCAGGTACACGGCGGCACAGCCGTGATCACACGCGAGAGAATCCGGAGGGACGTGCAAGCGGACGCGGTGGCGACGGATGCATCCCACCTCGCTCTCACCATCCGCGTTGCCGACTGCCAGTCCTTCCTCATCTATGCGCCGGAGCAACACGTTGTTGCGCTCGCCCATGCCGGATGGAAGGGCCTTTTGGCGGGCATCCTCCCCGCCACGTTCGACCTGCTTCGGGAGGAATGGAATATCCGCCCCGAGGATACGTACGTCGCCGCGGGACCCTCCCTGTGCCGGGAGTGCGCGGAGTTCACGGATCCGCGCAAGGAGCTGCCGGGTATCGACCGCCGGTTCTTCTCGGGGAGGAACGTTGACCTGCGGGCGATTGCCGAAGACCAGCTGTGGAAGCTGGGCGTGCGGGAGGAACGGTTCGAGCGTCAACCCGATTGCACGGCTTGCGGCAGCGGAACCTACTGGTCCTATAGAGGAGGCGACCGTGATGCGGTACGCAAAGGTTCAACAAATTTGCTGGCATGTTCGCTGCGGCCGTTGGTACGATGA
- a CDS encoding cadherin-like domain-containing protein produces the protein MRSPRTKRPRPSPGLLRAFGGSFAMTALLLAGVTAAAVWGMQPSSLRASLTQPVLPPTPPALHDNYTMQEDATLLMEVPGVLLNDLAASKRGLTAVLLKAPVHGAFTLGRDGSFLYVPQEDFHGDDSFVYRTYAGTTGSSPATVSLTVTSVNDAPVAAPDSYVIERLSPRTIPAAEGLLQNDGDKESTALTAILTVPPSSGILALEPDGSFTFVPAPTTPDTVTFMYQASDGEDASAPVTVTLTLQ, from the coding sequence ATGCGGTCTCCCCGGACGAAACGGCCCCGCCCTTCCCCGGGACTCCTGCGCGCCTTCGGAGGATCCTTTGCCATGACCGCGCTCCTCCTTGCAGGGGTCACGGCGGCGGCAGTATGGGGTATGCAGCCTTCTTCCCTCCGCGCTTCCCTCACCCAGCCCGTCCTCCCGCCCACCCCCCCGGCGCTCCACGACAACTACACGATGCAAGAGGATGCCACCCTGCTCATGGAGGTGCCGGGCGTGCTGCTGAATGACCTTGCGGCAAGTAAGAGGGGATTGACGGCCGTCCTGTTGAAGGCACCCGTCCACGGCGCGTTCACGCTGGGAAGGGACGGATCCTTCCTCTACGTGCCGCAGGAGGATTTCCACGGGGATGACTCCTTCGTCTACCGCACCTATGCCGGCACCACGGGCTCCTCCCCCGCCACCGTTTCCCTCACCGTCACCTCCGTCAACGACGCGCCGGTGGCGGCGCCGGATTCCTACGTCATCGAGAGGCTCTCTCCGCGCACCATCCCCGCCGCGGAGGGGCTGCTGCAAAACGACGGCGACAAGGAGAGCACCGCGCTCACCGCCATCCTCACCGTCCCGCCCTCCTCCGGCATCCTGGCCCTGGAGCCCGACGGCTCGTTCACCTTCGTCCCCGCCCCCACTACGCCGGACACGGTGACCTTCATGTACCAAGCGAGCGACGGGGAAGATGCCTCCGCACCCGTAACGGTGACGTTGACACTGCAATGA
- the dgt gene encoding dNTP triphosphohydrolase: protein MTSYAVPPTGMLGRPAAEPEDGTRTPFQRDRDRIIHTQAFRRLQGKTQVFVAGEGDHYRTRLTHTMEVAQIGRDIARTLGLNEDLTECIALAHDLGHPPFGHRGEETLDTWMKGHGLSFEHNAQSVRIVTLLEQHSPLAAGLNLNREVVEGMQKHREALNRPPLGFPRGLSLEAQAVNCADEIAYLGHDCDDGLRAGLFSMDEASAIPLVQQANERRKERKTLLGGALIHLLVTDLYAETARRLETAGIRTLENAYDSPAPLVYFSDALEGDLAPLRAFLWERMYSHPRVVEASEEGQGIIRTLCDRFLQNPPEKILELQADTRSTLPEAVKDYVAGMTDMYARMLVSRL from the coding sequence ATGACATCCTACGCCGTTCCGCCCACGGGCATGCTCGGCAGGCCGGCCGCGGAACCGGAAGACGGGACGCGCACGCCGTTCCAACGCGACCGCGACCGCATCATCCACACGCAGGCGTTCCGCAGGCTGCAGGGGAAGACGCAGGTGTTCGTGGCGGGGGAAGGCGACCACTACCGGACGAGGCTGACGCACACCATGGAAGTGGCGCAGATCGGGCGGGACATCGCGCGCACGCTGGGGCTGAATGAGGACCTTACGGAATGCATCGCGCTCGCGCACGACCTGGGCCACCCGCCCTTCGGCCACCGCGGGGAGGAGACGCTGGATACGTGGATGAAGGGGCACGGCCTCTCCTTCGAGCACAATGCGCAGTCGGTGCGCATCGTCACGCTGCTGGAGCAGCATTCCCCGCTTGCGGCGGGGCTCAACCTGAACCGGGAAGTGGTGGAAGGGATGCAGAAGCACCGTGAAGCGTTGAACCGCCCGCCCCTCGGGTTCCCCAGGGGACTCTCTCTGGAGGCGCAGGCGGTGAACTGCGCGGACGAGATCGCCTACCTCGGCCATGACTGCGACGACGGGTTGCGCGCGGGACTCTTCTCCATGGACGAGGCATCGGCCATCCCCCTCGTGCAACAGGCGAACGAGAGGAGGAAGGAGCGCAAGACCCTGCTGGGCGGCGCGCTCATCCACCTGCTCGTCACCGACCTCTACGCGGAAACGGCGCGGCGGCTGGAAACCGCGGGCATCCGCACGCTGGAGAACGCGTACGATTCCCCCGCGCCCCTCGTGTACTTCTCCGATGCGCTGGAAGGGGACTTGGCCCCGCTCCGGGCATTCCTGTGGGAACGGATGTACAGCCATCCGCGCGTGGTGGAGGCGAGCGAGGAAGGGCAGGGGATTATCCGCACCCTCTGCGACCGGTTCCTGCAGAACCCTCCGGAAAAGATCTTGGAGCTCCAAGCCGATACGCGAAGCACCCTCCCCGAAGCCGTGAAGGACTACGTGGCGGGGATGACGGATATGTATGCGAGGATGTTGGTTTCTCGGTTGTAA
- a CDS encoding M23 family metallopeptidase gives MKIEIDVPRPFLTLAIVGAIGWGLYNSLQGGGLAADLTGGAASSLPYAAEPAGATSSDYGAAVAEAVGGQNSSALSSRARPPTQAELDVLRGRAEQEMLQRKVEILRGQLKVLDAERASMGDEVDPTLALQFQNASRILQSLLQDQQRADEFMLAALGQIWEAQQHAIALGANPPQGVARVALAWPVQPTLGISAGFHDPAYEDRFGFAHDAVDIPVLQGTDVRAAADGTVEETADHGLGFSYVTVKHADGTVTLYGHLTTFSVLRGAVVKAGDVLGLSGGRPGTPGAGLSTGPHLHFGVFRDGAAIDPMGELPPFSSFIGTQKPAAQSSSSSVPKAVLQQGAGVPVLKIGE, from the coding sequence ATGAAGATAGAAATTGATGTTCCACGTCCGTTCCTCACGTTGGCGATCGTCGGCGCCATCGGCTGGGGTCTGTACAACTCGCTGCAAGGCGGCGGCTTGGCGGCCGACCTCACGGGAGGCGCAGCTTCTTCCTTGCCCTACGCGGCGGAGCCTGCGGGGGCAACGTCATCGGATTACGGCGCCGCGGTGGCCGAAGCGGTGGGCGGACAAAACTCTTCCGCGCTCTCTTCCCGTGCGCGGCCCCCCACACAGGCGGAGCTGGACGTGCTCCGCGGACGCGCGGAGCAGGAAATGCTGCAGCGCAAGGTGGAGATCCTCCGCGGACAGTTGAAGGTGTTGGATGCGGAGCGCGCTTCGATGGGTGACGAGGTTGATCCCACGCTCGCTCTCCAGTTCCAGAACGCCTCGCGCATCCTCCAATCGCTGTTACAGGACCAGCAGCGCGCCGACGAGTTCATGCTTGCGGCCCTGGGGCAGATTTGGGAGGCGCAGCAGCACGCCATTGCGCTGGGGGCCAACCCCCCGCAGGGCGTGGCGCGCGTGGCGCTCGCGTGGCCGGTGCAACCCACGCTGGGCATTTCCGCCGGCTTCCATGACCCCGCGTACGAAGACCGCTTCGGCTTCGCGCACGACGCGGTGGACATCCCCGTCCTCCAGGGCACGGACGTGCGCGCGGCGGCGGACGGCACGGTGGAAGAAACGGCGGACCACGGTCTGGGCTTCAGTTACGTGACGGTCAAACATGCCGACGGCACCGTGACGCTCTACGGGCACCTCACCACGTTCTCGGTGTTGCGCGGCGCCGTGGTGAAGGCGGGGGACGTGCTCGGCCTTTCCGGCGGGCGCCCCGGCACGCCCGGCGCCGGGCTCTCCACGGGGCCGCACCTGCACTTCGGCGTCTTCCGCGATGGTGCCGCCATCGATCCCATGGGGGAACTGCCGCCCTTCTCCAGTTTCATCGGGACGCAGAAACCCGCCGCGCAATCCTCTTCCTCGTCCGTGCCCAAGGCGGTTCTGCAACAGGGAGCGGGGGTTCCTGTTCTGAAAATCGGAGAGTAG
- a CDS encoding 50S ribosomal protein L11 methyltransferase produces the protein MIDFHRKMLADTVRNEAFAKALRAAVKPGSVVADIGAGTGFLGFIASQAGAKECHLYESGDVWAVGKNIAKRNGIKNCTFVHRHSTEVKKPVPADVVVSETLGNYALEEHILETMNDARERYLKPGGTLIPRGLTQFACPIISDRPVRELDVWGQVGFGLDFTPAREVAFHNAYVRTMLPADLLGGGSAAQVVDALDFTQPNESRRALTGQWKVAEGASVYGCALWWEAELAPGIILSTDPSKAATHWEQIALFLPEPLHAQAGDALMLTLTSDTAVGRGINLTWQMRVFRGGKKAGESMMMDMRKGHLD, from the coding sequence ATGATCGACTTCCACCGCAAGATGCTGGCGGATACCGTGCGCAACGAAGCGTTCGCCAAAGCGCTGCGCGCCGCGGTCAAACCCGGTTCCGTCGTGGCGGACATCGGCGCGGGGACGGGGTTCCTGGGGTTCATCGCGTCGCAAGCGGGAGCCAAGGAGTGCCACCTCTACGAGAGCGGGGACGTGTGGGCGGTGGGGAAGAACATCGCCAAGCGCAACGGCATCAAGAACTGCACCTTCGTCCACCGCCACTCGACGGAGGTGAAGAAGCCGGTGCCCGCGGACGTCGTCGTCTCCGAGACGCTGGGGAACTACGCGCTGGAGGAGCACATCCTGGAAACCATGAACGACGCGCGGGAACGGTACCTCAAACCGGGCGGCACGCTCATTCCGCGCGGCCTCACGCAGTTCGCCTGCCCCATCATCAGCGACAGGCCGGTGAGGGAGTTGGACGTATGGGGGCAGGTCGGCTTCGGCCTGGACTTTACCCCCGCGCGCGAAGTGGCGTTCCACAACGCGTACGTGCGGACCATGCTCCCCGCGGATCTCCTCGGCGGGGGGAGCGCGGCGCAGGTGGTTGATGCGCTGGATTTTACGCAGCCGAACGAGAGCCGCCGCGCGCTCACGGGGCAGTGGAAGGTTGCGGAGGGCGCCTCGGTCTACGGGTGCGCCCTGTGGTGGGAGGCGGAACTCGCCCCCGGCATCATCCTCTCCACCGATCCCTCCAAGGCGGCCACGCACTGGGAACAGATCGCGCTCTTTCTCCCGGAGCCGCTGCATGCCCAAGCGGGCGACGCCTTGATGCTCACCCTCACGAGCGACACCGCGGTGGGGCGGGGGATCAACCTCACGTGGCAGATGCGGGTGTTCCGGGGCGGGAAGAAAGCGGGGGAGTCGATGATGATGGACATGCGCAAAGGGCATTTGGATTGA
- a CDS encoding tetratricopeptide repeat protein — protein MDHPSLPRPRTLFLVSVLTVTLVFLAYGRSLFQGFAPADDSFLIVHNLAAHGVNAESLRLAFTTYDPELYIPLTLVSFQVDYMAAGLQPWMYHLTNILLHAGNALLVMWLLFLMTGKKLPALLAGLLFAVHPLHTEAVAWIAGRKDLLSTFFALLSFIAYVKYRGGSRRGYAWSIVTLLLSLLAKLMAVTLPVLFLLYDLLWERRKWTPRMVVEKLPHFFLSIVFGLVAMGGKERILAMLSPVETLLVAAKSTAFYLQKLLLPFNLGVLYPYQGKVSVTEPAFFLPLLALLMLTVGVIFLWRRDPERSRPLAFGFLFYLVALSPTLLHGRKGASVLFAVDRYAYLPSVGIALLLALLLSLLLERYRPSGETLWVPVTVVLTVALGLSVHQTFTWDSAETIYGNVLKTYPESVDARASLASIRRKRGQIKEAFDILKEGLQYGDDPRLRLHAGFVYAANGDVPSAREQFERVMEADPLNPEPVFSIGSLLEQTGDPAGAMERYRTAVLLDPSYVAARVSLARLLLQGGNTDDAEAELRAALEWNPSSAEAHVGMAKLLLKKGEKDEAEAHLRTALRIDGGNGEARELMGK, from the coding sequence ATGGATCATCCCTCCCTCCCCCGCCCCCGGACGCTGTTCCTCGTTTCGGTTCTCACGGTTACCCTCGTCTTCCTGGCATACGGCAGGTCGCTCTTCCAGGGGTTTGCGCCGGCGGACGATTCCTTCCTCATCGTGCACAACCTCGCCGCGCACGGCGTGAACGCGGAGAGCCTGCGGCTGGCCTTTACCACGTACGACCCCGAGCTCTATATCCCGCTCACCCTCGTAAGCTTCCAGGTGGACTACATGGCGGCGGGGCTGCAGCCGTGGATGTACCACCTGACGAATATTCTCCTCCACGCGGGCAACGCGCTGCTCGTGATGTGGCTCCTGTTCCTCATGACTGGGAAGAAGCTCCCCGCCCTCCTCGCGGGACTCCTCTTCGCCGTGCACCCGCTCCACACCGAAGCCGTGGCGTGGATCGCGGGTCGCAAGGATCTGCTCTCCACCTTCTTCGCGCTCCTCTCCTTCATCGCGTACGTGAAGTATCGCGGAGGATCGAGGCGCGGCTACGCCTGGAGCATCGTAACGCTCCTCCTCTCGCTCCTCGCCAAGCTGATGGCGGTCACGCTCCCCGTGCTCTTCCTCCTCTACGACCTCCTGTGGGAGCGCAGGAAATGGACGCCCCGGATGGTCGTGGAGAAACTTCCCCACTTCTTCCTCTCCATTGTCTTCGGCCTGGTGGCCATGGGCGGAAAGGAGAGGATCCTCGCCATGCTCTCCCCCGTGGAGACGCTGCTCGTGGCGGCCAAGAGCACAGCCTTCTACCTGCAGAAGCTCCTCCTGCCCTTCAACCTGGGCGTGCTCTACCCGTACCAAGGGAAGGTGAGCGTGACGGAGCCGGCGTTCTTCCTCCCGCTCCTCGCGCTGCTCATGCTCACCGTAGGAGTGATCTTCCTGTGGCGTCGCGATCCTGAGCGGAGCCGGCCCCTCGCCTTCGGGTTCCTCTTCTACCTCGTCGCCCTCTCCCCCACCCTCCTCCACGGCCGCAAGGGCGCAAGCGTCCTCTTCGCCGTGGACCGCTACGCGTACCTCCCCTCGGTGGGCATCGCTTTGCTCCTGGCACTGCTCCTCAGCCTGCTCCTGGAACGGTACCGTCCTTCCGGCGAAACACTTTGGGTGCCGGTGACCGTCGTCCTCACGGTTGCACTCGGCCTCTCCGTGCACCAGACCTTCACCTGGGATTCTGCGGAAACCATCTATGGCAACGTGCTCAAAACCTATCCCGAGTCTGTGGACGCGCGCGCGTCGCTCGCCAGCATCCGTCGCAAGCGGGGGCAGATCAAGGAAGCGTTCGATATCCTCAAGGAAGGATTGCAGTATGGGGATGACCCACGTCTGCGCCTGCACGCGGGCTTCGTGTACGCGGCGAACGGCGACGTGCCCTCCGCGCGAGAACAGTTTGAGCGGGTGATGGAGGCGGACCCCCTGAACCCCGAACCCGTGTTCTCCATCGGCTCGCTCCTGGAGCAGACGGGGGATCCGGCGGGCGCCATGGAACGGTACCGCACGGCGGTGCTCTTGGACCCCTCCTACGTTGCGGCCCGCGTTTCCCTCGCGCGGCTCCTCCTGCAGGGAGGGAACACGGACGACGCGGAGGCGGAGTTGCGCGCGGCGCTCGAGTGGAACCCCAGCTCCGCCGAGGCGCACGTGGGGATGGCGAAGCTCTTGCTCAAAAAAGGAGAGAAGGACGAAGCGGAAGCCCACCTCCGTACGGCGCTCCGCATTGACGGAGGGAACGGTGAGGCGAGGGAGTTGATGGGAAAGTGA